Proteins found in one Pseudoxanthomonas sp. SL93 genomic segment:
- a CDS encoding AI-2E family transporter has protein sequence MSAKPPQREALSASVLDALIRAGLIALLVAFCFRIFHPFLNLLLWSVILAVMLYPLHRRLARRLGQKGDGRAGTLIVLLGIAVLAVPVYLLGMSLTDSAHRAMELVKADGLHVPPPPDAVATWPLVGERLHAFWLQAATDLTGLARNFAPQVKEVSLTLLSKMAKVGIGLLMFLAALVIAGIVMAYGAAGHNSAIRICARIFSSEKALHITELCTATIRAVAQGVVGIAFAQMLLIGIGFVAMDIPGAGLLALVVLVFGILQLPATLVTLPVIIYVFATRDISAGTVVFAVYVFVAGLIDNVLKPLLLGRGVDVPMPVILVGALGGMITDGIIGLFVGPVVLAVAYELFWQWVDDRPAHLPAEPPVP, from the coding sequence ATGTCGGCCAAGCCTCCGCAACGCGAAGCCCTGTCGGCGAGCGTACTGGACGCCCTGATCCGAGCCGGGCTCATCGCCCTGCTGGTCGCGTTCTGCTTCCGCATCTTCCATCCCTTCCTCAACCTGTTGCTGTGGTCGGTGATCCTGGCCGTCATGCTGTACCCGCTGCATCGCAGGCTGGCGCGCCGGCTGGGACAGAAAGGCGACGGCCGCGCAGGCACGCTCATCGTGCTGCTGGGCATCGCCGTGCTGGCGGTCCCGGTCTATCTGCTGGGCATGTCGCTGACCGATTCCGCACACCGCGCCATGGAACTGGTGAAAGCCGATGGCCTGCATGTTCCACCGCCGCCGGATGCGGTGGCGACTTGGCCGCTGGTGGGCGAGCGCCTGCATGCGTTCTGGCTGCAGGCCGCCACCGACCTGACCGGGCTGGCACGCAACTTCGCGCCACAGGTCAAGGAAGTAAGCCTGACCCTGCTGTCGAAGATGGCGAAAGTGGGCATCGGCCTGCTGATGTTCCTCGCCGCGCTGGTGATCGCCGGCATCGTGATGGCCTACGGCGCCGCCGGCCACAACAGCGCCATCCGCATCTGTGCGCGCATCTTCAGTTCGGAGAAAGCCCTGCACATCACCGAGCTGTGCACCGCCACCATCCGCGCGGTGGCGCAGGGCGTGGTGGGCATCGCGTTCGCGCAGATGCTGCTGATCGGCATCGGCTTCGTGGCCATGGACATTCCGGGTGCCGGCCTGCTCGCCCTGGTCGTGCTGGTGTTCGGCATCCTGCAGCTGCCGGCGACGCTGGTCACGCTGCCGGTGATCATCTACGTCTTCGCCACCCGCGACATCAGCGCGGGCACGGTGGTCTTCGCCGTCTACGTCTTCGTCGCGGGCCTGATCGACAACGTGCTGAAGCCGCTGCTGCTCGGGCGCGGCGTCGACGTGCCGATGCCGGTGATCCTGGTGGGCGCACTGGGCGGCATGATCACGGACGGCATCATCGGCCTGTTCGTGGGGCCGGTGGTGCTGGCGGTGGCCTACGAGCTCTTCTGGCAATGGGTGGACGATCGGCCCGCACACCTGCCCGCCGAGCCCCCTGTCCCATGA
- a CDS encoding potassium channel family protein — MLLNLLAGLPVILLCLVLQAVFVARCLRYYARYRMVHAAERSQWRDILLLSSVMLLTLLGNFVQMAIWAGLFMLIGEFDDFASALYHSAVNFATLGYGDVVMSVRWRMLGPLEAANGILMFGVSTAVMTAAVFDVVKMNAALKSTDAAPRLSGEPHLP; from the coding sequence ATGCTGCTCAACCTGCTCGCCGGGCTGCCCGTGATCCTGCTGTGCCTGGTGCTGCAGGCGGTGTTCGTGGCCCGGTGCCTGCGCTATTACGCGCGCTACAGGATGGTCCATGCCGCGGAACGCTCGCAGTGGCGCGACATCCTGCTGCTGTCGTCAGTGATGCTGCTCACGCTGCTGGGCAACTTCGTGCAGATGGCGATCTGGGCGGGGCTGTTCATGCTGATCGGGGAGTTCGACGACTTCGCCAGTGCGCTGTATCACTCCGCGGTCAACTTCGCCACGCTCGGCTATGGCGACGTGGTCATGTCGGTGCGCTGGCGCATGCTGGGTCCGTTGGAGGCAGCCAACGGCATCTTGATGTTCGGCGTGTCCACGGCGGTGATGACCGCGGCGGTGTTCGATGTGGTGAAGATGAACGCTGCACTGAAATCGACCGACGCGGCACCCCGGCTGTCGGGCGAGCCCCACTTGCCGTGA
- the sthA gene encoding Si-specific NAD(P)(+) transhydrogenase: protein MTVEAFDVVVIGAGPAGVNGAMAAAMMGARTVLVEREADVGGAGINTGTVPSKTLRETALALSGLRARRLYGVDLSLRREASVADFTRHRDNVMRGERNRVEARLAGLGVQRRRGTATFMDPHMLAVRDGDGATHLLRGGKFLIATGSSPFHPPAFPFAHPHVHDSSEILHIEAMPRVMAVVGAGVIGCEYASTFAALDTQVHLVDGRSALLPFLDGELSRQLASAMGAFGVHMHLGEQVEHCQPHGSGQVMLRLASGAVLACDDVLVCAGRSSNTQELDLAAAGVATAARGLIEVDEDFRTSVPHIYAAGDVIGAPALAATGMEQARAAITRALGSDLKRDLATLLPVGIYTIPEVGAVGATEEQLQATGVDYVAGRWRAADTPRGCILGDEHGLLKLLFRRSDMQLLGVHVMGEQATETVHVGMTAMLAGAGAELFNRACFNFPTLGDMYKYATYDALLQTRMARERA from the coding sequence ATGACAGTGGAAGCCTTCGATGTGGTGGTGATCGGCGCCGGCCCCGCGGGCGTCAACGGTGCGATGGCCGCGGCGATGATGGGCGCGCGTACCGTGCTGGTCGAGCGTGAAGCGGACGTGGGCGGCGCCGGCATCAATACCGGCACCGTTCCCAGCAAGACGCTGCGCGAAACCGCGCTCGCGCTTTCCGGGCTGCGGGCGAGACGCTTGTACGGCGTGGACCTTTCCCTCCGCCGGGAAGCCTCGGTGGCGGATTTCACGCGCCATCGCGACAACGTCATGCGCGGCGAGCGCAACCGGGTCGAAGCGCGACTGGCGGGGCTCGGCGTCCAGCGCCGGCGGGGCACCGCCACCTTCATGGACCCGCACATGCTGGCCGTGCGGGATGGCGATGGCGCGACGCATCTGTTGCGGGGCGGGAAATTCCTGATCGCCACCGGGTCGTCGCCGTTCCATCCCCCTGCCTTCCCGTTCGCACACCCGCATGTCCACGACTCCAGCGAGATACTCCATATCGAGGCCATGCCACGCGTAATGGCGGTGGTCGGTGCCGGCGTGATCGGCTGCGAATACGCCTCGACCTTTGCGGCACTCGACACGCAGGTACACCTGGTCGATGGCCGCAGCGCGCTGCTTCCATTCCTGGACGGGGAGCTGTCCCGCCAGTTGGCCTCGGCGATGGGCGCGTTCGGCGTCCACATGCACCTGGGCGAACAGGTCGAACACTGCCAGCCCCACGGCAGCGGCCAGGTGATGTTGCGGCTCGCATCGGGTGCCGTGCTGGCCTGCGATGACGTGCTGGTGTGCGCGGGACGCAGCAGCAACACGCAGGAGCTCGACCTGGCAGCGGCGGGCGTTGCCACCGCAGCGAGGGGACTGATCGAGGTGGACGAGGATTTCCGCACCTCGGTACCGCACATCTATGCAGCAGGTGACGTCATCGGCGCCCCTGCCCTCGCCGCCACCGGCATGGAACAGGCGCGGGCCGCGATCACCCGGGCGCTCGGCTCGGACCTGAAACGTGACCTGGCGACCCTGTTGCCCGTGGGCATCTACACGATCCCGGAGGTCGGCGCCGTCGGCGCAACCGAAGAACAGCTTCAGGCAACCGGCGTGGACTACGTCGCCGGGCGCTGGCGGGCCGCCGATACGCCACGCGGCTGCATCCTCGGCGACGAGCACGGCCTGCTGAAGCTGCTGTTCCGGCGCAGCGACATGCAGCTGCTCGGCGTACACGTGATGGGGGAACAGGCCACCGAGACCGTGCACGTGGGCATGACCGCCATGCTGGCCGGTGCCGGTGCGGAGCTGTTCAACCGCGCCTGCTTCAATTTCCCCACGCTGGGCGACATGTACAAATACGCCACGTACGACGCGCTGCTGCAGACACGCATGGCGCGCGAGCGGGCATGA